Proteins found in one Populus alba chromosome 14, ASM523922v2, whole genome shotgun sequence genomic segment:
- the LOC118041489 gene encoding uncharacterized protein, with product MAETSSSTTISKDLPSEHVLAVKRFFESVGIHASLPQNSTSKDFYSDLFRDLFKVGHVQRGHVSCIVPVLPVVGNYYKGLHGGAVGAIAERASIACARTVVADDKKLFLGELSICYLSAAKLNEVLLVEGSVLKSGRNLTVVASEFRIKETKKLLFTSRATFYHMPAAKL from the exons ATGGCAGAAACTTCTTCTTCAACGACCATCTCCAAAGACTTACCTTCAGAGCATGTCTTAGCAGTCAAAAGGTTTTTTGAAAGCGTAGGAATCCATGCCTCTCTCCCTCAGAACTCCACTTCTAAAGACTTTTATTCCGATCTCTTTCGCGATCTCTTTAAAGTCGGCCATGTCCAACGTGGCCATGTCTCCTGTATCGTCCCTGTCTTGCCCGTTGTTGGC AATTACTATAAAGGGCTACATGGAGGCGCTGTTGGGGCTATAGCAGAGAGAGCATCCATCGCTTGTGCCAGAACTGTTGTGGCTGAtgataaaaaactttttcttGGTGAATTAAGCATCTGTTACCTCTCTGCTGCAAAACTAAAT GAGGTGTTGCTGGTTGAAGGGTCCGTACTGAAGAGTGGAAGGAATTTGACTGTAGTTGCATCTGAATTCAGAATCAAGGAAACCAAGAAGTTGCTCTTTACTTCTCGTGCTACATTCTATCACATGCCTGCTGCCAAGTTATGA
- the LOC118041492 gene encoding cyclin-dependent kinase D-2: MSENDVEKKVADRYLKREILGEGTYGVVYKAIDTETGKTVAIKKIRLGRQKEGVNFTALREIKLLKELKDPNIIELIHAFPHKGNLHLVFEFMETDLEAVIRDPNIFLSPGDIKSYFQMTLKGLAVCHKKWVLHRDMKPNNLLIGSNGQLKLADFGLARIFGSPGRKFTHQVFARWYRAPELLFGAKQYGASVDVWAAGCIFAELLNRRPFLQGDSDIDQLGKIFQKLGTPTPLQWPDLEWLPDFVEYSSQIIQPWRKLCPTASDDALDLLSKMFTYDPRARISVQQALEHRYFTSIPLPTDPAKLPRPAPKRESHNPRTSDLHDRPVVLSPKRKARRVMSDCEGFDGNSFQVDKVDERGGEIRQAAGDNTGRNEPKLMSVDFSVFGSKPMSRPTINSADRSHLKRKLDLEFQHPE, from the exons ATGTCAGAGAATGATGTGGAGAAGAAAGTAGCGGATAGATATCTAAAGCGAGAGATTCTTGGTGAAGGTACTTATGGTGTTGTCTACAAAGCCATTGATACTGAG ACTGGGAAGACTGTTGCAATCAAGAAAATTAGGCTCGGAAGACAAAAGGAAGGAGTAAATTTTACAGCACTTAGAGAGATCAAACTTCTTAAAGAGCTTAAAGACCCGAATATAATCGAGTTGATCCATGCCTTCCCTCACAAAGGGAACTTGCATCTTGTGTTTGAGTTCATGGAGACTGATCTTGAAGCGGTGATTCGCGATCCCAATATATTTCTTTCGCCAGGGGATATAAAATCATACTTTCAGATGACGTTGAAAGGACTAGCTGTTTGCCATAAGAAATGGGTTTTGCATAG GGATATGAAGCCAAATAACTTGTTGATAGGATCTAATGGGCAGCTCAAGCTTGCAGATTTTGGTTTAGCACGTATTTTTGGAAGTCCTGGTCGCAAGTTCACACACCAA GTCTTTGCTCGATGGTATAGAGCACCTGAACTTTTGTTTGGTGCCAAACAATATGGTGCTAGTGTTGATGTATGGGCTGCTGGTTGTATATTTGCAGAGCTACTTAATCGCAGACCATTCCTACAG GGGGATAGCGATATCGATCAACTAGGAAAGATCTTTCAGAAGTTGGGGACTCCAACTCCTTTGCAGTGGCCTGATTTGGAATGGCTTCCTGATTTTGTAGAATATTCATCTCAGATTATACAACCTTGGCGAAAACTGTGTCCAACGGCTAGTGACGACGCTTTAGATCTGTTATCTAAGATGTTTACATATGATCCAAGAGCTAGAATTTCAGTGCAACAGGCATTGGAACACAG GTATTTCACCTCCATACCTCTGCCCACAGATCCAGCAAAGCTCCCTAGACCAGCTCCCAAGAGAGAATCACACAATCCTAGGACTTCAGATTTACATGATCGTCCTGTTGTCTTGTCACCAAAAAGGAAGGCAAGAAGAGTGATGTCAGATTGTGAAGGGTTTGATGGAAATTCATTCCAAGTTGATAAGGTTGATGAACGTGGCGGTGAGATTAGACAGGCAGCTGGGGATAACACAGGCAGGAATGAACCGAAGCTGATGTCAGTAGATTTTTCTGTCTTTGGATCAAAACCAATGAGCAGACCTACGATTAACAG TGCTGACAGATCTCATCTAAAGAGGAAACTGGATCTTGAGTTCCAGCATCCTGAATAA
- the LOC118041493 gene encoding AP-1 complex subunit sigma-1, whose amino-acid sequence MIQFVLLISRQGKVRLTKWYSPYTQKERSKVIRELSGVILSRGPKLCNFVEWRGLKVVYKRYASLYFCMCIDQEDNELEVLEIIHHYVEILDRYFGSVCELDLIFNFHKAYYVLDELLIAGELQESSKKTVARQIAAQDSLVEAAKEQASSISNIISQATK is encoded by the exons ATG ATTCAATTTGTACTTCTCATTAGTCGACAAGGAAAAGTGAGATTGACAAAATGGTATTCACCTTATACACAGAAGGAAAGAAGTAAG GTCATCCGTGAGCTCAGTGGAGTAATTTTGTCTCGAGGACCCAAGCTCTGTAATTTTGTTGAATGGAGAGGACTCAAAGTTGTTTATAAAAG GTATGCTAGCCTTTACTTCTGCATGTGCATTGATCAGGAGGACAACGAATTAGAGGTCCTCGAAATAATTCACCATTATGTTGAGATTCTGGACCGATACTTTGGCAGT gtcTGTGAGTTGGACTTGATCTTCAACTTCCATAAG GCCTACTATGTATTGGACGAGCTTTTAATCGCTGGTGAACTTCAAGAGTCCAGCAAGAAAACAGTTGCTAGGCAAATAGCTGCTCAG GATTCATTGGTGGAGGCTGCAAAAGAGCAGGCCAGTTCGATAAGCAATATTATTTCCCAGGCCACGAAGTAG
- the LOC118041695 gene encoding transcription factor MYB3R-5, giving the protein MVEEVKEINSNSKTKGLVYWTGLVPHGGIGNAIQNQQGRMTGPTRRSRKWTGEEDKILADAVKRYNSKNWKKIAECVPDRTDVQCLHRWQKVLDPELVKGPWKKEEDDLIRELVEIHGNKKWSQIAKHLPGRIGKQCRERWHNHLNPDINRTPWTKEEEAVLIKAHGAYGNKWAEIAKLLHGRTENSIKNHWNCSVRKRIESYPARGLDFYSYKTKADGKRLDGVNLCSNVEPCSLDLVLGNVGRRREGQLTASDNEICKEWNDSAKSTGRTIGTKATDTCGLSSQDCRESAISAYTSESTDHSSVNQPGKICDVSFGLLKSPPCSQERTHETTNSINSLPSEALSPSLDLSLSTPYSAHGYDETMDEHEKNRGAGGPNTTDKLHRGLCYESLQLRDLNVFLETGSFPSSDCYIRTVGGPGSFSTPTSRNRVSPNCSSPESRLRSKARSFKSTPSIIRKRSSITLRQAGSSDKDDYGLRSLGSCSSDKDDDDDDDDDDVDLLNKKQLFLSPPKSKKLETSEDMKSVEKRLEYAFNIEG; this is encoded by the exons ATGGTTGAAGAAGTTAAGGAGATCAATTCTAATTCAAAGACAAAGGGTTTAGTTTACTGGACTGGTTTGGTGCCCCATGGTGGCATTGGCAATGCGATTCAAAATCAACAAGG GAGGATGACTGGTCCTACTAGACGATCAAGAAAATGGACAGGGGAGGAG GATAAAATATTAGCTGATGCAGTCAAAAGGTACAATAGCAAAAATTGGAAGAAGATCG CTGAATGTGTTCCTGATAGAACAGATGTTCAGTGCCTGCATCGATGGCAGAAGGTTCTTGACCCTGAACTTGTTAAAGGACCCTGGAAAAAAGag GAAGATGATCTCATTCGAGAGCTTGTTGAAATACACGGAAACAAGAAATGGTCTCAAATAGCAAAACACTTGCCAGGCCGCATAGGCAAGCAATGCAGAGAAAG GTGGCACAACCATTTAAATCCAGATATTAATAGAACTCCATGGACGAAGGAGGAGGAGGCAGTTCTCATCAAAGCCCATGGAGCATATGGTAATAAGTGGGCTGAGATCGCAAAACTTCTGCATGGAAG GACtgaaaactcaataaaaaatcattggaaCTGCTCAGTGAGGAAGAGAATAGAATCATATCCAGCTCGTGGTTTGGACTTCTATAGTTACAAGACAAAAGCAGATGGCAAGAGGCTTGATGGTGTGAACTTGTGCTCAAACGTGGAACCTTGTTCACTGGATTTGGTTCTTGGAAATGTTGGTAGAAGAAGGGAGGGCCAATTGACGGCGTCAGATAATGAAATTTGTAAAGAGTGGAACGATTCAGCAAAGTCCACAGGTAGAACTATAGGTACTAAAGCTACTGATACATGTGGTCTGTCCAGCCAAGATTGCAGAGAAAGTGCCATTAGTGCATACACATCCGAGTCAACAGACCATTCCTCTGTTAACCAGCCTGGAAAAATCTGTGATGTTTCTTTCGGTCTCTTGAAGTCTCCTCCATGTTCACAGGAAAGGACTCACGAGACTACAAATAGTATCAATTCATTGCCTTCTGAAGCACTTTCTCCGTCTTTGGATCTCTCTTTGAGTACTCCATACAGTGCACATGGTTATGATGAAACAATGG ATGAACACGAGAAAAATAGAGGGGCAGGAGGGCCTAACACTACGGATAAATTACATCGTGGCTTGTGCTACGAGTCACTCCAGCTAAGGGATTTGAATGTCTTCCTGGAAACCGGTAGTTTTCCCAGTTCAGATTGCTACATCCGCACAGTAGGAGGTCCAGGTTCCTTCTCCACTCCAACAAGCCGCAATAGAGTGTCTCCAAATTGTAGCAGTCCAGAATCCAGATTGAGAAGCAAAGCAAGGAGTTTCAAAAGCACGCCATCGATTATAAGGAAGAGAAGTTCTATTACTTTGAGACAAGCTGGCTCATCTGACAAAGATGATTATGGCCTCCGGTCGCTAGGTTCTTGCTCATCTgacaaagatgatgatgatgatgatgatgatgatgatgtggaTCTATTAAACAAGAAGCAGCTCTTCCTTTCTCCTCCGAAATCCAAGAAGCTTGAAACTTCAGAAGACATGAAGTCTGTAGAAAAACGCCTGGAATACGCTTTTAACATAGAAGGTTAA